One Fundidesulfovibrio putealis DSM 16056 DNA segment encodes these proteins:
- a CDS encoding 3'-5' exonuclease: protein MKWWPWSNPKQDVSIGQADFVVFDLETSGLDPTRDDILSFGAVRMHGARIDLGSAYETLVRPAGHAPRPENVRIHQLTPAQLAEKPPLSEALPAFLEYCRDGVLTGWHVELDLAFLRAWAKRLGLPPPRNRSLDVLGLYLSIRGGRASQLLEELPLKDATLYSVARALGVSPKGAHDAQGDAFLTAQVLQRFLSILRVSRQGEEPSLDTVLRLADPSCHARARSAPQPAF, encoded by the coding sequence ATGAAATGGTGGCCGTGGTCAAACCCTAAGCAGGACGTATCCATCGGGCAGGCGGATTTCGTGGTCTTCGACCTGGAGACCAGCGGGCTCGATCCGACCCGCGACGACATCCTCTCCTTCGGGGCGGTGCGCATGCACGGCGCGCGCATCGACCTGGGCAGCGCCTACGAGACGCTGGTGCGCCCGGCAGGGCACGCCCCCAGGCCCGAGAACGTGCGCATCCACCAGCTCACCCCGGCCCAGTTGGCCGAGAAGCCGCCCCTGTCCGAGGCGCTGCCCGCGTTCCTGGAATATTGCCGGGACGGGGTGCTCACCGGCTGGCACGTGGAGCTGGACCTGGCCTTTCTTCGCGCCTGGGCCAAACGCCTGGGCCTGCCCCCGCCCAGGAACAGGAGCCTGGACGTCCTGGGGCTGTACCTGTCCATCCGGGGCGGGCGGGCCTCGCAGCTGCTCGAAGAGCTTCCCCTGAAGGACGCCACGCTCTACAGCGTGGCCCGCGCCCTTGGGGTGTCGCCAAAAGGCGCGCACGACGCCCAGGGGGACGCCTTTTTGACCGCCCAGGTGCTCCAGCGGTTTTTGTCCATCCTGCGGGTGTCGCGCCAGGGCGAGGAGCCGAGCCTGGACACCGTGCTGCGTCTGGCCGATCCGTCCTGCCACGCCCGCGCCCGCTCCGCCCCCCAGCCAGCCTTCTGA
- the acs gene encoding acetate--CoA ligase: MTDNIESLSHEDRLFQPPAGPHHARAHIKSIEEYRAVYKRSVEDPEGYWGDRSRELITWMTPFGKVMDCDFDKASFNWFAGGTLNAAHNCLDRHLDGPRRNKAAIIWQGDRVEDTRVLTYQMLHDEVCKFANVLKSLGVEKGDRVALYLGMVPELAIAMLACARIGAAHSIVFAGFSAHSLRDRINDCQCKVVVCGDSVRRAGKAIPLKPAVDDALKECPCVQKVVVHNTAGTQINFVEGRDLWWHEVMADPAMKAPCPPQPMDSEDVLFILYTSGSTGKPKGVYHTTGGYLTYAAHTTQLVFDLYDEDIHWCTADIGWVTGHSYIVYGPLALGATSLMFEGVPTWPTPDRFWSTVEKFKVNTFYTAPTAIRALMREGVKWTQAHDLSSLRILGSVGEPINPEAWMWYQENIGKGKLPIVDTWWQTETGGLMISPLPYATPQKPGSATLPLPGIVPKIVDKDGIEVPNGQGGFLVLTQAWPGMLRGVWGDPARYKSQYFSAFPGVYETGDGARIDKDGYVWIMGRVDDVVNVSGHRMGTAEIESALVAHPDVAEAAVVGMPHDIKGQAIYAYVTVKDGVDASDDLLAALKKHVRAEIGPIATPDVIQFAQGLPKTRSGKIMRRILRKIAEGETSTLGDTSTLADPSVVNDLIEGKEKLFG; encoded by the coding sequence ATGACCGACAATATCGAATCCCTCTCGCATGAAGATCGCCTCTTCCAGCCGCCCGCCGGGCCGCACCACGCCCGCGCCCATATCAAGAGCATTGAAGAGTACCGCGCCGTCTACAAACGTTCCGTCGAGGACCCCGAAGGCTACTGGGGCGACCGCTCCCGCGAGCTGATCACCTGGATGACCCCCTTCGGCAAGGTCATGGACTGCGACTTCGACAAGGCCTCCTTCAACTGGTTCGCGGGCGGCACCCTGAACGCCGCGCACAACTGCCTGGACCGCCACCTGGACGGCCCGCGCCGCAACAAGGCGGCCATCATCTGGCAGGGCGACCGCGTTGAGGACACGCGCGTGCTCACCTACCAGATGCTCCACGACGAGGTCTGCAAGTTCGCCAACGTCCTCAAAAGCCTGGGCGTGGAAAAGGGCGACCGCGTGGCCCTGTACCTGGGCATGGTGCCGGAGCTGGCGATTGCCATGCTGGCCTGCGCGCGCATCGGCGCGGCGCACTCCATCGTGTTCGCCGGGTTCTCGGCCCACTCGCTGCGCGACCGCATCAACGACTGCCAGTGCAAGGTGGTGGTCTGCGGCGACTCGGTGCGCCGCGCGGGCAAGGCCATCCCCTTGAAGCCTGCCGTGGACGACGCCCTGAAGGAGTGCCCCTGCGTCCAGAAGGTGGTGGTGCACAACACCGCCGGAACCCAGATCAACTTCGTGGAAGGCCGGGACCTCTGGTGGCACGAGGTGATGGCCGATCCCGCCATGAAGGCCCCCTGTCCGCCCCAGCCCATGGACTCCGAGGACGTGCTGTTCATCCTGTACACCTCCGGCTCCACGGGCAAGCCCAAGGGCGTGTACCACACCACCGGCGGCTACCTGACCTACGCGGCCCACACCACGCAGCTGGTGTTCGACCTCTACGACGAGGACATCCACTGGTGCACGGCAGACATCGGCTGGGTCACGGGCCACAGCTACATCGTGTACGGGCCGCTGGCCCTGGGCGCCACCTCGCTGATGTTCGAGGGAGTGCCCACCTGGCCCACGCCCGACCGCTTCTGGTCCACGGTGGAAAAATTCAAGGTGAACACCTTCTACACCGCGCCCACCGCCATCCGCGCGCTTATGCGAGAGGGCGTCAAATGGACCCAGGCGCATGACCTCTCCTCGCTGCGCATTCTCGGCAGCGTGGGTGAGCCCATCAACCCCGAGGCCTGGATGTGGTACCAGGAGAACATCGGCAAGGGGAAACTGCCCATCGTGGACACCTGGTGGCAGACCGAGACAGGCGGCCTCATGATCTCGCCCCTGCCCTACGCCACGCCCCAGAAGCCCGGCTCGGCCACCCTGCCGCTGCCCGGAATCGTGCCCAAGATCGTGGACAAGGACGGCATCGAAGTTCCCAACGGCCAGGGCGGCTTCCTGGTGCTGACCCAGGCCTGGCCCGGCATGCTGCGCGGCGTGTGGGGCGACCCGGCCCGCTACAAGAGCCAGTACTTCTCGGCCTTCCCCGGCGTGTACGAGACCGGCGACGGCGCGCGCATCGACAAGGACGGCTACGTGTGGATCATGGGCCGCGTGGACGACGTGGTGAACGTGTCCGGCCACCGCATGGGCACGGCGGAGATCGAGTCCGCGCTGGTGGCGCACCCGGACGTGGCCGAGGCCGCCGTGGTGGGCATGCCGCATGACATCAAGGGCCAGGCCATCTACGCCTACGTCACCGTGAAGGACGGCGTGGACGCCTCGGACGACCTGCTGGCGGCGCTGAAGAAGCACGTGCGCGCCGAGATCGGCCCCATCGCCACCCCGGACGTGATCCAGTTCGCGCAGGGGCTGCCCAAGACCCGCTCCGGCAAGATCATGCGCCGCATCCTGCGCAAGATCGCCGAGGGCGAGACCTCCACCCTGGGCGACACCTCCACCCTGGCCGATCCGAGCGTGGTGAACGACCTCATCGAGGGCAAGGAGAAGCTGTTCGGGTAG
- a CDS encoding methyl-accepting chemotaxis protein has translation MPSLSAMLSQPSLTIKFLTISFLSLAIFALALFGVILPRTEAELVDVHKDSLYAVVGTIQSLLKEYDLQVQRGELTLEEAQKRALRRIKQARYGNGDYFWINDLTLPYPKMIMHPTVPSLDGKVLDDAKFACATFSQKGRGGQLDAVPGGKGNLFATLLEVSRASGDGYIIYQWPKPLSGGGVSTELFPKLSYGVVFAPWGWLIGSGIYIDSIDAKIANMRLWGAGVLAVAFMVGLLVTIWLTRAFVGRQLDALVSYSGRIAEGDLEARVPSESFKAELAVLKHSLEVMVENLRRSIALADEKSREASQQALEAQEQARRAEEACRMAEEAKRAGELAAVTAMGGAADGIGQVAGELSGLLASAVDGTGRQRRQAEETAREVEDVNRTLAHVSQLATDVAGLAGEASKKARAGSTVVEDSAQAIAAVNTQAQALSDSMHELGAQSQAIGAILTTIADIADQTNLLALNAAIEAARAGEAGRGFAVVADEVRKLAEKTMTATQEVSRSVGAIQDGARRNVERMDQAAQAIGRATDLARQSGEVFVDIVDIVGRSAGQTSAIASDAQAQSGAMRQVSAAVEDIAQVAGDIARNAAESQDALRRLEREQAQLGEVIRKFDA, from the coding sequence ATGCCCAGCCTGTCCGCCATGCTTTCGCAGCCCAGTCTGACCATCAAGTTTCTGACCATCTCGTTTCTCTCCCTGGCCATCTTCGCCCTTGCCCTGTTCGGCGTCATACTGCCCCGCACCGAGGCGGAGCTGGTCGACGTGCACAAGGACTCCCTGTACGCCGTGGTGGGGACCATCCAGTCGCTGCTCAAGGAGTACGATCTCCAGGTGCAGCGCGGCGAACTGACACTGGAGGAAGCCCAGAAGCGGGCGCTCCGGCGCATCAAGCAGGCGCGCTACGGAAACGGCGACTACTTCTGGATCAACGACCTGACCCTGCCCTATCCGAAGATGATCATGCACCCCACCGTGCCCAGCCTGGACGGCAAGGTGCTCGACGACGCGAAGTTCGCCTGCGCCACTTTCTCCCAGAAGGGGCGCGGCGGCCAACTGGACGCCGTGCCGGGCGGCAAGGGCAACCTGTTCGCCACCCTGCTGGAGGTCAGCCGGGCCTCCGGCGACGGCTACATCATCTACCAGTGGCCCAAACCGCTCTCCGGCGGCGGGGTATCCACGGAGCTCTTTCCCAAACTGTCCTACGGCGTGGTGTTCGCACCCTGGGGCTGGCTGATCGGCAGCGGCATCTACATCGACAGCATCGACGCCAAGATCGCCAATATGCGCCTGTGGGGCGCGGGCGTGCTGGCCGTGGCCTTCATGGTGGGCCTGCTCGTGACCATCTGGCTGACCAGGGCCTTCGTGGGTCGTCAGCTGGACGCCCTGGTGAGCTATTCCGGCAGGATCGCCGAGGGCGATCTGGAGGCGCGTGTGCCTTCGGAGTCCTTCAAGGCGGAATTGGCGGTGCTCAAGCATTCCCTGGAAGTGATGGTGGAGAATCTGCGCCGCTCCATCGCCCTGGCGGACGAGAAATCGCGCGAGGCCAGCCAGCAGGCCCTTGAGGCCCAGGAGCAGGCCAGACGGGCCGAGGAAGCCTGCAGGATGGCCGAGGAGGCCAAACGTGCGGGCGAACTGGCCGCCGTGACCGCCATGGGGGGGGCAGCCGACGGCATCGGGCAGGTGGCCGGGGAACTCTCCGGGCTTCTGGCCTCTGCCGTGGACGGAACCGGCAGGCAACGCAGGCAGGCCGAAGAGACCGCCCGCGAGGTGGAGGACGTGAACCGCACCCTGGCCCACGTGTCCCAGCTGGCCACGGACGTGGCCGGGCTTGCCGGGGAAGCCAGCAAAAAGGCCAGGGCCGGGTCCACCGTGGTGGAGGATTCCGCCCAGGCCATCGCGGCGGTGAACACCCAGGCCCAGGCCCTGTCGGACTCCATGCACGAGCTGGGCGCGCAGAGCCAGGCCATCGGGGCCATCCTGACCACCATCGCCGATATCGCCGACCAGACCAACCTGCTGGCCCTGAACGCGGCAATCGAGGCGGCCCGCGCAGGCGAAGCCGGGCGCGGCTTCGCGGTTGTGGCCGACGAGGTGCGAAAACTCGCAGAAAAGACCATGACCGCCACTCAGGAGGTCTCCCGCTCCGTGGGGGCCATCCAGGACGGCGCGCGCCGGAACGTGGAGCGCATGGACCAGGCCGCGCAGGCCATTGGCCGGGCAACGGACCTGGCGCGCCAGTCCGGCGAGGTGTTCGTGGACATCGTGGACATCGTGGGGCGCTCGGCCGGTCAGACCTCGGCCATCGCAAGCGACGCCCAGGCCCAGTCCGGGGCCATGCGGCAGGTGTCGGCAGCCGTGGAGGACATCGCCCAGGTGGCCGGGGACATCGCCCGGAACGCCGCCGAATCGCAGGACGCGCTGCGCAGGCTGGAGCGCGAGCAGGCCCAGTTGGGAGAGGTCATCCGAAAGTTCGACGCATAG
- a CDS encoding ATP-binding protein, which translates to MAPTLVVFAVLAHREYSRDVDSVEQDGARVISSLMAIQSRIALNANVLLRTLSSTDDFKQLNAQEMAASFRNILKFYPDYANLHAVYPNGDVFASAAPIPEGGVNLLDRKHVLDALATIDFAVGEYIVSRVAFEPVLPFSFPVTNDRGEILAVLVAVLRLSSLSEGFGESMSVDKSSVILLDHSFRVLLRYPARVSQAAYGAVDDELQKALKSGSGQALLTDGDGIERMYAIRPIVLEGHGKPYMYIAAGIPMATARARGISTLVFWTVLTSCVMLVSLIASWLLIRKKIAGNCREIVKASQGIMSGRLDARTGLTESDGELGVVGVAFDEMAGKLQAGILDLRESEERFRALVEQAPEAIVVIDVQDDSVVLVNERAQALFGCGEKDLLSGGIFRFYLDPQPNGRPVKELIKDTMRRALAGETVLGERVIRNALGEFLTCEIRAVRFPGRDKSMVRSSWIDITQRKKIEEALRVSEDQFRSVVGTLPIGMLFFDVAADGRLAFLSANPAAMRQFELGKAGLAGKPVEVAFPSLAALGIHDVVHAIMSGETPTFTSRSTLDDETLRGVFDIYMFMPKDNRLAVALLDITEKMRMQDVMVQTEKMMSVGGLAAGMAHEINNPLSAILQSAQVLQRRLLQDNAVNLAKAREAGCEFESVFRYLQARDVPSMLAGILESGVRAARVVSGMLEFSRKVESNRSYVQLETLLDKAVELSSNDYDLKKKYDFRHIRIIREYDEAIGAVQCTSTQIEQVFLNLLKNAAHALSSGRGEGEQPTIWLRTRQESGYAVMEVEDNGPGMDEAVSRRIFDPFYTTKPTGEGTGLGLSVSRFLIVEKHNGTIAVESKPSVGTRFVIRLPLGTASSNAS; encoded by the coding sequence ATGGCGCCTACCCTTGTGGTGTTCGCGGTCCTGGCGCACAGAGAGTACAGCAGGGACGTCGATTCCGTGGAACAGGACGGGGCGCGCGTCATTTCCTCCCTCATGGCGATTCAAAGCAGGATCGCGCTCAACGCCAACGTCTTGTTGAGGACGCTCTCCAGCACCGACGACTTCAAGCAGCTCAATGCGCAGGAGATGGCAGCCAGCTTCAGGAACATCCTGAAGTTCTACCCCGACTACGCCAACCTCCACGCCGTCTACCCCAATGGCGATGTGTTCGCCTCCGCCGCCCCCATCCCCGAAGGGGGCGTGAACCTCCTGGACCGCAAGCATGTCCTTGATGCGCTCGCGACGATAGATTTCGCCGTGGGCGAATACATCGTGAGCCGCGTGGCGTTCGAGCCCGTCCTCCCGTTCTCGTTTCCCGTCACCAACGACCGTGGCGAGATCCTTGCCGTGCTGGTGGCGGTCCTTCGCCTGTCGTCCTTGTCGGAAGGTTTCGGGGAGTCCATGTCAGTGGACAAATCCAGCGTGATCCTGCTCGATCATTCCTTCAGGGTGCTGTTGCGATATCCGGCCAGAGTGAGCCAGGCCGCTTACGGCGCTGTCGACGATGAACTCCAAAAGGCCTTGAAGAGCGGCTCCGGGCAGGCGCTGCTGACGGATGGAGACGGCATCGAGCGAATGTACGCCATCCGGCCCATCGTGTTGGAGGGACACGGCAAGCCGTACATGTACATCGCGGCGGGCATTCCCATGGCCACGGCCAGGGCCAGGGGCATATCCACGCTGGTGTTCTGGACAGTGCTCACGAGCTGCGTGATGCTCGTGTCCCTGATCGCGTCCTGGTTGCTCATCAGGAAGAAGATCGCCGGGAATTGCCGCGAGATAGTGAAGGCGTCCCAGGGGATAATGTCGGGGCGGCTGGACGCGCGCACCGGCCTGACCGAGTCCGACGGCGAGCTGGGCGTGGTCGGGGTGGCTTTCGACGAAATGGCAGGCAAGCTCCAGGCCGGGATTCTCGACCTGCGCGAAAGCGAGGAGCGGTTCCGCGCCCTGGTGGAGCAGGCGCCCGAGGCAATCGTGGTGATCGACGTCCAGGACGACAGTGTCGTCCTGGTCAATGAAAGGGCGCAGGCTTTGTTCGGCTGCGGTGAGAAGGATCTGCTTTCGGGCGGAATTTTCCGATTCTACCTCGACCCGCAGCCAAACGGCAGGCCGGTAAAGGAACTGATCAAAGACACCATGCGGCGGGCTCTTGCCGGGGAAACCGTGCTCGGCGAGCGTGTGATACGAAACGCGCTTGGAGAATTCCTGACATGCGAGATCAGGGCCGTCAGGTTTCCAGGCAGAGACAAGAGCATGGTGCGTTCCAGTTGGATCGACATAACGCAACGCAAGAAGATCGAAGAGGCCTTGCGGGTGTCCGAGGATCAGTTCAGGAGCGTGGTCGGCACTTTGCCCATCGGCATGCTGTTCTTCGACGTCGCCGCAGACGGGCGGCTGGCGTTTCTTTCGGCGAATCCCGCAGCCATGAGGCAATTCGAGCTGGGGAAGGCAGGGCTTGCGGGAAAACCCGTCGAAGTGGCCTTCCCCTCGCTCGCGGCGCTTGGAATCCACGACGTGGTGCATGCCATCATGTCCGGGGAAACACCCACGTTCACCTCCCGCAGCACTTTGGATGATGAAACGCTGCGCGGGGTCTTCGACATATACATGTTCATGCCAAAGGATAACCGCCTCGCGGTGGCGCTCCTGGATATCACCGAGAAGATGCGCATGCAGGACGTGATGGTCCAGACCGAAAAGATGATGAGCGTGGGCGGGCTGGCTGCCGGCATGGCCCACGAGATCAACAACCCCCTGAGCGCCATACTTCAGTCGGCCCAGGTTCTTCAGAGGCGTCTGCTCCAGGACAACGCCGTCAATCTCGCCAAGGCGCGCGAAGCCGGGTGCGAGTTCGAATCCGTCTTCAGGTATTTGCAGGCCAGGGATGTTCCGTCGATGCTGGCCGGAATACTCGAGTCCGGAGTCCGGGCTGCCAGGGTGGTTTCCGGCATGCTGGAGTTCAGCCGGAAGGTGGAGTCGAACCGCTCCTATGTGCAGCTTGAAACACTTCTGGACAAGGCGGTGGAGCTCAGCTCAAACGACTACGATTTGAAGAAGAAGTACGATTTCCGGCATATCCGCATCATCCGCGAGTACGACGAAGCCATCGGGGCCGTGCAGTGCACCAGCACTCAGATCGAACAGGTGTTCCTCAACCTGCTCAAAAACGCAGCCCATGCCTTGAGTTCCGGCAGGGGCGAGGGGGAGCAGCCCACCATCTGGCTTCGCACCCGCCAGGAGTCCGGCTACGCCGTGATGGAGGTCGAGGACAACGGACCCGGAATGGACGAAGCGGTCAGCAGGCGCATCTTCGACCCCTTCTACACCACCAAGCCGACAGGGGAGGGCACCGGGCTCGGGCTGTCGGTCTCCCGCTTCCTGATCGTCGAGAAGCACAACGGAACCATCGCCGTGGAGTCGAAGCCCAGCGTGGGGACGAGGTTCGTGATCCGGCTTCCTCTTGGGACCGCTTCGTCAAACGCTTCGTGA
- the sat gene encoding sulfate adenylyltransferase translates to MSRLVPPHGGKGLTICLLEGAERAEALKKAATLKKVVISPREKGDLIMMGIGGFSPITYFMNKADWKSVCEKMTLTDGTFWPVPVTLSVSAEDAAGINVGQEVALESHKGEMMAIITVTEKYTLTEEEKKWECYQVFKGAGPDSADDVFWETALKDHPGVQMVMGQKPVSLAGNVKVLSEGDYPVKYKGVYKRPAELRAEMDAKGWQKVAALQLRNPMHRSHEFLAKIAVEVCDGVVIHSLIGNLKPGDIPAEVRVKAIDTLVEHYFVKDHVIQAGYPLDMRYAGPREGLLHATFRQNFGINQMIIGRDHAGVGDFYGMFEAQEIFKRIPYATPEAACAVEPGKALLCENMNIDWTFYCFKCDGMASLRTCPHGKEDRVILSGTKLRKMLSEGDAIPDHFGRDECLAILREYYEGLTEKVEVKMQRAASGDHAKQK, encoded by the coding sequence ATGTCCAGACTGGTTCCCCCGCATGGTGGCAAAGGCCTGACCATTTGTCTTCTGGAAGGCGCCGAGCGCGCTGAGGCTCTGAAGAAGGCCGCCACCCTGAAGAAAGTCGTCATCTCCCCCCGCGAAAAGGGCGACCTGATCATGATGGGCATCGGCGGCTTCTCGCCGATCACCTACTTCATGAACAAGGCCGACTGGAAGTCCGTGTGCGAGAAGATGACCCTGACCGACGGCACCTTCTGGCCCGTCCCCGTCACCCTCTCCGTCTCCGCCGAAGATGCCGCCGGCATCAACGTGGGCCAGGAAGTTGCGCTGGAGTCCCACAAGGGCGAGATGATGGCCATCATCACCGTCACCGAGAAGTACACCCTCACCGAAGAAGAGAAGAAGTGGGAGTGCTACCAGGTGTTCAAGGGCGCCGGCCCCGACTCCGCCGACGACGTGTTCTGGGAGACCGCTCTGAAGGATCACCCCGGCGTGCAGATGGTCATGGGCCAGAAGCCCGTGTCCCTGGCCGGTAACGTGAAGGTCCTCTCCGAGGGCGACTACCCCGTCAAGTACAAGGGCGTTTACAAGCGTCCCGCCGAGCTGCGCGCCGAAATGGACGCCAAGGGCTGGCAGAAGGTTGCCGCTCTGCAGCTGCGCAACCCCATGCACCGCTCGCACGAGTTCCTGGCCAAGATCGCCGTGGAAGTCTGCGACGGCGTGGTCATCCACTCCCTGATCGGCAACCTGAAGCCCGGCGACATCCCGGCTGAAGTGCGCGTGAAGGCCATCGACACCCTGGTCGAGCACTACTTCGTGAAGGACCACGTGATCCAGGCCGGCTACCCCCTGGACATGCGCTACGCCGGTCCCCGCGAAGGCCTGCTGCACGCCACCTTCCGCCAGAACTTCGGCATCAACCAGATGATCATCGGTCGTGACCACGCCGGCGTGGGCGACTTCTACGGCATGTTCGAGGCCCAGGAGATCTTCAAGCGCATCCCCTACGCGACCCCCGAGGCCGCTTGCGCCGTCGAGCCCGGCAAGGCCCTGCTCTGCGAGAACATGAACATCGACTGGACCTTCTACTGCTTCAAGTGCGACGGCATGGCCTCCCTGCGCACCTGCCCCCACGGCAAGGAAGACCGCGTCATCCTGTCCGGCACCAAGCTGCGCAAGATGCTGTCCGAAGGCGACGCCATCCCCGACCACTTCGGCCGCGACGAGTGCCTGGCCATTCTGCGCGAGTACTATGAAGGCCTGACCGAGAAGGTCGAGGTCAAGATGCAGCGCGCCGCCTCCGGCGACCACGCCAAGCAGAAATAG
- a CDS encoding STAS domain-containing protein: protein MLLDVRNEDGLSIVRINTPRIEARIADELTEGLIDVFSPTRAAALDFSQVGFIDSVGMKSLMTVLLHCRKHEGVCVLFGVSEDIMSVFVITRLNKLLPIAEDEASAVARVRELVRENRERTLRG from the coding sequence ATGTTGCTCGACGTTCGCAACGAAGACGGTTTGTCCATCGTGCGCATCAACACCCCGCGCATCGAAGCCCGCATCGCCGACGAACTCACCGAGGGCCTCATCGACGTGTTCAGCCCGACCCGGGCCGCCGCCCTGGATTTCTCCCAGGTGGGCTTCATCGACTCCGTAGGCATGAAGTCGCTCATGACCGTTCTGCTGCACTGCCGAAAACATGAGGGCGTGTGCGTCCTGTTCGGCGTGTCCGAGGACATCATGAGCGTATTCGTCATCACGCGCCTCAATAAGCTCCTGCCCATCGCCGAAGACGAGGCGTCCGCCGTGGCCCGCGTGCGCGAACTCGTCCGGGAAAACCGCGAGCGCACCCTCAGGGGTTGA
- a CDS encoding nitroreductase family protein — MTVQEAIANRRSIRKFTDQPVTRELLLELIEAARLSPSGCNSQPWRFRLITRREDIEWLGGPATAGQRWVGKAGAVIVCCVDTSAYLCDSRATIRALREAGLMTPEFAQDVDESYLKPAESGPPELLRGAASLNLAIAMSAMMLRAVELKLGTTWIGRLEERIIRERLGLPEGLGVAALMAVGHPAESPPQRPRKSLEEILV; from the coding sequence ATGACCGTACAGGAAGCCATCGCCAACCGCCGCTCCATCCGTAAATTCACGGACCAGCCCGTCACTCGTGAACTTTTGCTCGAACTGATCGAGGCCGCCCGGCTCTCGCCGTCCGGTTGTAACTCGCAGCCCTGGCGCTTCAGGCTCATCACGCGCCGCGAGGATATCGAGTGGCTCGGCGGCCCGGCCACGGCCGGACAACGCTGGGTGGGCAAGGCGGGCGCGGTGATCGTGTGCTGCGTGGACACGTCCGCCTACCTGTGCGATTCGCGCGCCACCATCAGGGCGCTGCGGGAGGCCGGGCTTATGACCCCGGAGTTCGCGCAGGACGTGGACGAATCCTACCTGAAGCCCGCCGAGTCCGGACCGCCGGAACTGTTGCGGGGCGCGGCGTCGCTGAACCTGGCCATCGCCATGTCCGCCATGATGCTCCGGGCCGTGGAGCTTAAGCTTGGAACCACCTGGATAGGCAGATTGGAAGAGAGGATCATCCGGGAGCGCCTGGGGCTGCCCGAAGGTCTTGGCGTGGCGGCCCTGATGGCCGTGGGGCATCCGGCGGAGAGCCCGCCCCAGAGGCCGCGCAAGTCTCTGGAAGAGATACTGGTGTAG
- a CDS encoding metallophosphoesterase family protein — protein MRIAVISDTHLDAPTDWFRRFFDEHLLPADALIHCGDTTGVAMHDYMARNHPNFHGVAGNCCDWRVGQELPAMLRLNLGGKTIGVTHGWGDRPSLPARLPEAFGPGFDLILFGHTHRQTNIRFGDTLVVNPGSLSGDRPCMAFIDLDEDITVDLRCFKSIA, from the coding sequence ATGCGCATCGCGGTCATCTCCGACACCCACCTGGACGCGCCCACGGACTGGTTCAGGCGATTCTTCGACGAACACCTGCTTCCTGCGGACGCGCTCATCCACTGCGGCGACACCACCGGCGTGGCCATGCACGACTACATGGCCCGCAACCATCCCAACTTCCACGGCGTGGCGGGCAACTGCTGCGACTGGCGCGTGGGGCAGGAACTCCCGGCCATGCTGCGCCTGAACCTGGGCGGGAAAACCATCGGCGTCACCCACGGCTGGGGCGACCGGCCGAGCCTGCCCGCCCGCCTGCCCGAGGCCTTCGGGCCGGGTTTCGACCTGATCCTTTTCGGCCACACCCACCGCCAGACCAACATCCGCTTCGGCGACACCCTGGTGGTGAACCCCGGCAGCCTCTCGGGCGACAGGCCCTGCATGGCCTTCATCGACCTGGACGAGGACATCACCGTCGACCTGCGCTGTTTCAAAAGCATCGCGTGA
- a CDS encoding HD domain-containing protein has product MTDKPASTIDMSGRERLTRMADFLFEVSMLRRTPRTGYQFLGTGSENVAEHSFGTAVIGYALAHMAGADAAKTVLLCLFHDIHEARTGDFNYVNKLYNTHDARRALADGLKGTGLSEPVLTLHDELEDAQSLEAILAQDADQLDLMVNLKEALDLGNTYAKKWLDCAVGRLRTPQGRELAEAIMTTDHTDWWFLGPEACWWERKNGKG; this is encoded by the coding sequence ATTTTCTTTTTGAAGTGAGCATGCTGCGCCGCACCCCCCGCACCGGCTACCAGTTTTTGGGCACCGGCTCCGAGAACGTGGCCGAACACAGCTTCGGCACGGCGGTGATCGGCTACGCCCTGGCCCACATGGCCGGGGCCGACGCGGCCAAGACCGTCCTGCTCTGCCTCTTCCACGACATCCATGAAGCCCGCACCGGCGACTTCAACTACGTCAACAAGCTCTACAACACCCACGACGCGCGCCGCGCCCTGGCCGACGGCCTCAAGGGCACAGGCCTGTCCGAACCGGTGCTGACGCTCCACGACGAGCTGGAGGACGCGCAGTCCCTGGAGGCCATCCTGGCCCAGGACGCCGACCAGCTGGACCTGATGGTCAACCTGAAGGAGGCGCTGGACCTCGGCAACACCTACGCCAAGAAGTGGCTGGACTGCGCCGTGGGCCGCCTGCGCACGCCCCAGGGGCGCGAACTGGCCGAGGCCATCATGACCACGGACCACACCGACTGGTGGTTTCTCGGCCCCGAGGCCTGCTGGTGGGAACGCAAAAACGGAAAGGGCTGA